Part of the Cloacibacterium caeni genome is shown below.
TTTGTGCAATAGCCCTAAGTCTAAAGCTAATATGAAAAAGATAAATACTACAAAGGATAGTAGAAATAAGGTCTCGTTTGACATAAATTTTAAAATTTTAAGTGGTCAAAGATAACTATAATTAAGAAAATTTCAACATTTTACATTTGTAAATATATGAAATCTGAAAACTTTATTAACATTAAAAATGTTTAATGATATAACTCTACAAATGGCTTTACTAACAGGATTTAAGTATTAAAGTATATTTATAAATTAGCTTTATATAAATTTCATAAAATACTGATTTTGTATATTTTATATTTTTTAATTATGAAAAATGTAATTAACAATTTTTTCCACAGACATTATGTCTTTTTTTATTGTTTAAATAATTTACAAATGTTAATTAGGAGATTAATTCTTTTTATAGTATTTTTGAATCGTCAAAATTTATCCACATTATGCATTCTACTTTTCAGTATCAGAAAAACCCTAATTTCCCAAATCGTTATATTTCGCCTAAAAGCCTTCAAAATTTTCTACAAGAGAATCTCAGCGATTATATTACTTTAATTGGTACTTCTACTCTAGGTGAGCCTATTTATCAATTTTCTTATGGTTCTGGTGATATTAAGGTCTTGGCTTGGTCTCAGATGCACGGAAATGAGAGTAATTCTACTCACTGTATGCTGGATTTGTGGTATTCTTTAGAATCTCAACCTCAACTCAAAGAAAAATTATTCCAAAATATATCTTTAGATTTCATTTTTATGCTCAATCCAGATGGTTCTAAAGTTTGGTCGCGCAGAAATTCTCTTGATATAGACATGAATAGAGACTATTTACAGAATGCAAGCTGCGAAATGAAGCTCTTAAAAGAAATTGCGTTTTCTAAAAAATATGACTATGCATTGAATTTACACGAACAGAGAACTATTTTTTCTACAGATGGTAAAAATCCCGCTACTTTATCATTTTTAGCACCTTCAGAAGATTATGACAGAACTGTTACCGAAAATCGTAAAAAAAGTATGGCGGTTATCGCTAGTATATATAATGTATTAAGAATGCAAATTCCTAATCAGATTGCAAGGTATTCTGATGAGTTTTACCCAACTTCTACTGGTGATAATTTCATGAGAGCGGGAATTCCAGTAATTTTATTTGAAGGTGGTCATTTTCCTGATGATTATCAACGTTTTGGGACTAGAAAATATTACACAATTGCTTTATATACAGCGCTTTCTAGTATTGGATTGTTAGATAGAAAAACGTTTGGTTATGAAACATATTTCGAAATTCCAGAAAACAAAGAATCGCATTTTGATGTTATTTATAGAAATGTGAAACTTAATACAGATTTTGAATGTGTATTAGATGTTGCGGTTCAATATAAAGAAGAAATTAGAGAAGGAGAAGAAGAAATATCTTTCGTTCCGATTGTAGTAGAGGTAGGAGATCTGCACAGAAAAAAAGGTTGGAAAGAAATAGATTGTACAGGAAAGAAATTTATTTCAGATAATAAATTCCCTAAACTAGAAGCCATTCAGAACTTTACTATTGAATAAATTAACAATTTTATTCTTTATATGATAGATTTAGCCTATTAATTTTTGAAAAATTATTAGGCTTTTTTATTTTCCAAATTTTATTTTATAAAAAACTTGTTTCTTGATTTATATCATAAAAGCTTACAAATTTTTTGATTTAAATAATTGATTTTAAGTATTTTAATATTTTTAAATTTTCAAAAAGTTTACAAAAATGAAAATTTATTTTAAAAATTAATATTGAGGATTTAATTTTTTGTCTAATTTTATTGTATCAAAAAATTAATTATCTGCCATGGAGAAAACAACCAACCAACAAGCGTATGAAGAAACTTTAAACTATTTCAAAGGAGACGATTTAGCAGCCAGAGTTTGGGTAACCAAATATGCACTGAAAGATTCTGATGGGAATATTTATGAAAAAACACCTGATGATATGCACCAAAGAATTGCTTCTGAGGTTGCGAGAATAGAAAAAAAATATCCCAATCCGCTTTCCGAAGCAGAAATTTTTGATCTAATAAAAGACTTTAAATATATCATTCCGCAAGGAAGTCCAATGACGGGAATTGGTAATAATTTCCAGATAGCTTCGCTTTCTAACTGTTTTGTAATTGGTAACGGAACCAATAGCGATTCTTACGGAAGTATTATGAAGATAGACGAAGAGCAAGTTCAACTCATGAAACGTAGAGGTGGAGTTGGTCATGATTTGTCTTACATTCGTCCAAAAGGTTCTGCGGTGAAGAATTCTGCGCTTACTTCTACAGGTTTAGCGCCGTTTATGGAGCGTTATTCTAATTCTACAAGAGAAGTAGCTCAAGACGGAAGAAGAGGCGCTTTAATGCTTTCTGTGTCGATAAATCATCCAGATTCTGAGGATTTTATCAATGCTAAATTAGAGCAAGGAAAAGTAACTGGAGCTAATATTTCTGTAAAAATAGATGATAAATTCATGAAAGCGGTAAAAACTAACAGTGAATATCAACAGAAATATCCTATTTACAGCAAAAATCCTAAATATACCAAGACTATTTTTGCAGATGAAATTTGGAAAAAAATCGTACATAACGCTTGGAAATCTGCTGAGCCAGGAATTCTATTCTGGGATACGATTATCAGAGAATCCATTCCAGATTGTTATGCAGATTTAGGCTTTGAAACGGTTTCTACCAATCCTTGCGGCGAAATTCCCCTTTGTCCTTATGATTCTTGTAGATTAATTGCGATAAATCTTTATTCTTACGTAGAAAATCCATTTACCAAAAAAGCGAAATTCAATTTTGAATTATTCAAAAAACACGCTGGTTTTGCACAAAGAATGATGGATGACATCATTGATTTGGAAATGGAGAAAATTGATGCAATTTTAGCTAAAATTGAAAAAGACCCAGAAAACGAAGAAATAAAACATACTGAAAGACAACTTTGGGAAAAAATCCGCAAGAAAACCCTTCAAGGAAGAAGAACAGGAGTAGGAATTACGGCAGAAGGTGATATGTTGGCGGCTTTAAATTTAAGATATGGAAGCAAAGAAGCCAATGAGTTTTCAGTGGAAGTTCACAAAAATTTGGCACTTTCTGCATATCGTTCTTCAGTAGAAATGGCGAAAGAAAGAGGAGCTTTTGAAGTTTTTAATGCAGAAAAAGAAAAAAATAATCCTTTTATTTTGAGATTAAAAGAAGCAGATGAGAGTCTGTATCAAGATATGGTGGAATATGGCAGAAGAAATATCGCTTTATTAACCATTGCACCAACTGGAAGTACCAGTTTGATGTCTCAGACTACTTCTGGAATTGAACCGGTGTTTTTGCCTGTTTACAAGCGTAGGAGAAAGGTAAATCCTAATGATAAAGATGTAAGAGTAGATTTTGTAGATGAAGTGGGAGATTCTTGGGAAGAGTATATTGTTTTCCATCATCATTTTAAAACTTGGATGGAAGTGAATGGTTATGATATTTCTAAAAATTATTCGAACGAAGAAGTTCAAGATTTAATCGAGAAATCTCCGTATTACAAAGCCACTTCTAATGATATTGATTGGCTCAGCAAAGTGGAAATGCAAGGTGCGATTCAAAAATGGGTAGATCATTCTATTTCGGTGACCATTAACATTCCTAATGAAGCTACAGAAGAATTGGTGAATCAATTATACATCAAAGCTTGGGAAGTGGGTTGCAAAGGCGTTACGGTTTACAGAGACGGTTCTAGAAGTGGAGTTTTAGTTTCTGCTGATGATAAAAAAGAAGAAAAAGATGAGGAAGAAACTACTTCATCTTTAGAAGCTTTCCCTACAAAAAGACCTCAGATTTTAGAAGCTGATGTGGTGAGATTCCAAAATAATAAAGAAAAATGGATTGCTTTTGTAGGCTTGGTTAATGGTAGACCTTATGAAATTTTTACAGGTTTGGCAGATGATGAAGAGGGAATTATGCTTCCACGTTGGGTAAATGAAGGTTTGATCATTAAAAATAGAGACGAAAACGGTGTTTCTAGATATGATTTCCAATTCAAGAATTTAAGAGGTTATAAAACAACTATTGAAGGACTTTCTCATAAATTTAATCCAGAATTCTGGAATTATGCGAAACTCATTTCTGGAACTTTAAGACACGGAATGCCAATTGAAAACGTGGTAGAATTAATCAACAGATTAGAATTAGATTCAGAATCTATCAATACTTGGAAAGCAGGTGTTGCAAGAGCTTTAAAACGCTATATTCCTGATGGAACTGAAGTTGACGGACACAAGTGTAGCAATTGTGGTTCTGACCAAGTCGTTTATCAAGAAGGTTGCCTGATTTGTAAAAATTGTGGAAATTCTAAATGTGGGTAAGAGTCGGAAGATGGAAGACGGAAGTCCGAAGATTAAAAAGTTGACGTTTATTTGTCATGGACTTCGTCTAATCTTCTATTTCCGAAGGAATCTAAATAATTTTACTTAATTTATAAACAATGAGCCACAAATCTTTGTGGCTTTTTAATTTTCTAATATCTTTGATAGTCTTTACTAAAAATAAACTATGAATAAAAAATTAAAACTTTGGGACGCAACCATGCTCGTGATGGGTTCCATGATTGGAAGCGGAATTTTCATTGTTTCTGCGGATATGATGAGAAATCTCGGTTCTGGATATTGGCTCATCGTCGTGTGGATTATTACCGGAATTATGACGGTTGCAGCCGCTTTAAGCTATGGCGAACTTTCGGCAATGTTTCCAAAAGCAGGTGGACAATACACTTACATTACAGAAATTTTCGGGAAAAGACTCGGATTTTTGTACGGTTGGGGAATGTTTACTGTGATTCAAACAGGTACCATTGCAGCAGTTGCGGTAGCTTTTGGGAAATTTTCGGCGTATCTTTTTCCAGCGCTCAATGATGCGGCTCCGCTTTTCCAAAGTGGCGAATTTAAAATTACTTGGATTCAAATCCTTGGTATTGCGGTGATTTTGTTGCTCACTTACATCAATACTCGAGGTGTAGAAAGTGGAAAACTCCTTCAAAATATCTTTACAGGTTCTAAAATTGTCGCGCTTTTAGGGTTGATTTTTTTAGGTTTTATATTGGTTAAAGAATCTTTTTGGAACGGAAATATGAATTTTGGTTGGGATTCTTTCAATAATTTGGTCAAAGATGACAAAGGAAATTATCTGAAACTCGGTTGGGAATCTATTTCTGGAGCTACGCTTTTCGGAGGAATTGCTGCAGCAATGGTTGGTTCCGTTTTTAGTTCGGTAGCATGGGAAAACGTGACTTTCGTTTCTGGTGAAATAGAAAATCCGCAAAAAAATGTGGTAAAAGCGATGGTTTTAGGTACAATTTCGGTGATGTTGCTTTATTTGTTGGTGAATTTCGTTTATCTGAATGCTTTAGACAGAGATTCCATCGCATTTGCAGCGAATGATAGAGTAGCAGTTGCTGCTTCGGAAAAGATGTTTGGAAGTGTAGGAACGA
Proteins encoded:
- a CDS encoding adenosylcobalamin-dependent ribonucleoside-diphosphate reductase, encoding MEKTTNQQAYEETLNYFKGDDLAARVWVTKYALKDSDGNIYEKTPDDMHQRIASEVARIEKKYPNPLSEAEIFDLIKDFKYIIPQGSPMTGIGNNFQIASLSNCFVIGNGTNSDSYGSIMKIDEEQVQLMKRRGGVGHDLSYIRPKGSAVKNSALTSTGLAPFMERYSNSTREVAQDGRRGALMLSVSINHPDSEDFINAKLEQGKVTGANISVKIDDKFMKAVKTNSEYQQKYPIYSKNPKYTKTIFADEIWKKIVHNAWKSAEPGILFWDTIIRESIPDCYADLGFETVSTNPCGEIPLCPYDSCRLIAINLYSYVENPFTKKAKFNFELFKKHAGFAQRMMDDIIDLEMEKIDAILAKIEKDPENEEIKHTERQLWEKIRKKTLQGRRTGVGITAEGDMLAALNLRYGSKEANEFSVEVHKNLALSAYRSSVEMAKERGAFEVFNAEKEKNNPFILRLKEADESLYQDMVEYGRRNIALLTIAPTGSTSLMSQTTSGIEPVFLPVYKRRRKVNPNDKDVRVDFVDEVGDSWEEYIVFHHHFKTWMEVNGYDISKNYSNEEVQDLIEKSPYYKATSNDIDWLSKVEMQGAIQKWVDHSISVTINIPNEATEELVNQLYIKAWEVGCKGVTVYRDGSRSGVLVSADDKKEEKDEEETTSSLEAFPTKRPQILEADVVRFQNNKEKWIAFVGLVNGRPYEIFTGLADDEEGIMLPRWVNEGLIIKNRDENGVSRYDFQFKNLRGYKTTIEGLSHKFNPEFWNYAKLISGTLRHGMPIENVVELINRLELDSESINTWKAGVARALKRYIPDGTEVDGHKCSNCGSDQVVYQEGCLICKNCGNSKCG
- a CDS encoding M14 family zinc carboxypeptidase; its protein translation is MHSTFQYQKNPNFPNRYISPKSLQNFLQENLSDYITLIGTSTLGEPIYQFSYGSGDIKVLAWSQMHGNESNSTHCMLDLWYSLESQPQLKEKLFQNISLDFIFMLNPDGSKVWSRRNSLDIDMNRDYLQNASCEMKLLKEIAFSKKYDYALNLHEQRTIFSTDGKNPATLSFLAPSEDYDRTVTENRKKSMAVIASIYNVLRMQIPNQIARYSDEFYPTSTGDNFMRAGIPVILFEGGHFPDDYQRFGTRKYYTIALYTALSSIGLLDRKTFGYETYFEIPENKESHFDVIYRNVKLNTDFECVLDVAVQYKEEIREGEEEISFVPIVVEVGDLHRKKGWKEIDCTGKKFISDNKFPKLEAIQNFTIE
- a CDS encoding APC family permease, with the protein product MNKKLKLWDATMLVMGSMIGSGIFIVSADMMRNLGSGYWLIVVWIITGIMTVAAALSYGELSAMFPKAGGQYTYITEIFGKRLGFLYGWGMFTVIQTGTIAAVAVAFGKFSAYLFPALNDAAPLFQSGEFKITWIQILGIAVILLLTYINTRGVESGKLLQNIFTGSKIVALLGLIFLGFILVKESFWNGNMNFGWDSFNNLVKDDKGNYLKLGWESISGATLFGGIAAAMVGSVFSSVAWENVTFVSGEIENPQKNVVKAMVLGTISVMLLYLLVNFVYLNALDRDSIAFAANDRVAVAASEKMFGSVGTIIMAVLVMISTFGCVNGIVLAGARVFQTMAKDGLFLKSAIENNKNGVPEKSLWMQGIWASLLALSGQYGDLLDMISFVIVLFYMITVFGVIYMRIKQPNAERSYKTWLYPVTPIIYLLIGTAFCVLLFIYKPNYTWPGLLLILIGLPVYYLINSRKTEE